From one Mycobacterium colombiense CECT 3035 genomic stretch:
- a CDS encoding HU family DNA-binding protein, with product MNKAELIDVLTTKLNTDRRQATAAVENVVDTIVRAVHKGDSVTITGFGVFEQRRRAARVARNPRTGETVKVKPTSVPAFRPGAQFKAVVSGAQRLPSDGPAVKRGVVAGSGAAKKTAAKKAPAKKAAAKKAPAKKTAAKKAPVRKAATKAPAKKAATKAPVRKAATKAPAKKAAVKKAPAKKAATKAPAKKAASKAPARKAPAKKTTARRGRK from the coding sequence ATGAACAAGGCAGAGCTCATTGATGTGCTCACAACTAAATTGAACACGGACCGTCGACAGGCGACCGCTGCGGTCGAGAATGTTGTCGACACCATTGTGCGTGCGGTACACAAGGGCGACAGCGTCACTATCACCGGGTTCGGTGTGTTCGAACAGCGGCGCCGCGCAGCGCGGGTGGCCCGCAACCCGCGGACCGGTGAGACGGTGAAGGTGAAGCCGACGTCCGTCCCGGCGTTCCGCCCCGGTGCTCAGTTCAAAGCGGTTGTGTCTGGCGCACAGCGCCTCCCGTCGGACGGCCCGGCCGTCAAGCGCGGTGTGGTAGCGGGTAGTGGTGCGGCCAAGAAGACGGCCGCCAAGAAGGCTCCGGCCAAGAAGGCCGCGGCCAAGAAGGCTCCCGCCAAGAAGACTGCGGCGAAGAAGGCTCCGGTGCGCAAGGCCGCGACCAAGGCTCCGGCCAAGAAGGCGGCGACCAAGGCTCCGGTGCGCAAGGCCGCGACCAAGGCCCCGGCCAAGAAGGCCGCGGTCAAGAAGGCTCCGGCCAAGAAGGCCGCGACCAAGGCTCCGGCCAAGAAGGCCGCGAGCAAGGCTCCGGCCCGCAAGGCTCCCGCCAAGAAGACGACCGCGCGTCGCGGTCGCAAGTAA
- a CDS encoding MFS transporter, translating into MQSDPAATPEVGAGARWSIMIVSLLATASSFLFINGVAFLIPSLQGARGIRLDEAGLLASMPSWGMVVTLVLWGYVLDRVGERVVMTTGSALTAIAAYAAATAHSMVMIAVYLFLGGMAAASCNTAGGRLVSAWFPPHQRGLAMGIRQTAQPLGIALGAMIIPELAEHGPRAGLRFTALACVFGAVVSVIGIVDPPRKPRASASNQELASPYRGSLTLWRIHAVAGLMMMPQTVTVTFMLVWLIKNLHWSVAAAGALVTLSQLLGAVGRVAVGRWSDRLGSRMRPVRYIAAAAVLVLVLLAWADYMNSRWQAGLMVAVSVIAVLDNGLEATAITEFAGPYWSGRALGIQNTTQRMMAAAGPPLFGALISAAKYPPAWMLCALFPLAAVPLVPTRLVPPGLETRARQQSVRRLRWWRAVRPHALPGTVRRPGPPA; encoded by the coding sequence ATGCAGTCCGATCCGGCCGCGACGCCCGAAGTCGGCGCGGGCGCCCGCTGGTCGATCATGATCGTTTCGCTGCTGGCGACGGCCAGTTCGTTCCTCTTCATCAACGGCGTCGCGTTCCTGATCCCGTCGCTGCAGGGCGCGCGCGGAATCCGGCTCGACGAGGCCGGTCTGCTGGCCTCGATGCCCAGCTGGGGCATGGTGGTCACGCTGGTGCTCTGGGGATACGTGCTCGACCGGGTCGGCGAGCGGGTGGTGATGACCACGGGCTCGGCGCTCACCGCGATCGCCGCCTACGCGGCGGCGACAGCGCATTCGATGGTGATGATCGCCGTGTACCTGTTCCTCGGCGGTATGGCCGCCGCCAGTTGCAACACGGCCGGCGGGCGGCTGGTGTCCGCGTGGTTCCCACCACATCAGCGCGGGCTGGCCATGGGCATCCGCCAAACCGCGCAACCGCTGGGAATCGCCTTGGGCGCGATGATAATTCCCGAGCTCGCCGAGCACGGGCCCCGGGCCGGCCTCCGGTTCACCGCGCTGGCGTGCGTGTTCGGTGCGGTAGTGAGCGTCATCGGAATCGTCGACCCGCCGCGCAAACCCCGCGCCAGCGCGAGCAATCAGGAACTCGCCAGCCCGTATCGAGGGTCGTTGACGCTATGGCGAATTCACGCGGTGGCGGGCCTGATGATGATGCCGCAAACGGTCACGGTGACGTTCATGCTGGTGTGGCTGATCAAGAACCTGCACTGGTCGGTCGCGGCCGCCGGCGCGTTGGTCACCCTGTCGCAGCTGCTCGGCGCGGTCGGCCGCGTGGCGGTGGGCCGCTGGTCCGATCGACTGGGCTCTCGCATGCGGCCGGTGCGCTACATCGCGGCCGCCGCCGTGCTGGTCCTGGTGCTGCTGGCGTGGGCCGACTACATGAATTCCCGGTGGCAGGCGGGGCTGATGGTCGCCGTCTCGGTGATCGCGGTGCTCGACAACGGGCTTGAGGCCACGGCCATCACCGAATTCGCCGGCCCGTACTGGAGCGGGCGCGCCCTGGGCATCCAGAACACGACCCAGCGGATGATGGCCGCCGCCGGCCCACCACTGTTCGGTGCGCTGATCTCGGCCGCGAAATACCCACCGGCATGGATGTTGTGCGCGTTGTTCCCCCTGGCGGCGGTGCCGCTGGTGCCCACGCGGTTGGTGCCGCCCGGACTGGAGACTAGAGCCCGGCAGCAATCCGTTCGCCGACTTCGGTGGTGGCGCGCCGTTCGTCCCCACGCGTTGCCAGGTACTGTTCGACGGCCCGGTCCACCCGCGTAG
- a CDS encoding IclR family transcriptional regulator, which yields MRQHSGIGVLDKAVGILHTISQSPCGLAELCERTSLPRATAYRLAAALEVHRLLARDDEGRWCLGPAVSELAAHVNDPLLAASAAVLPLLRETTGESVQLYRREGTDRVCVAALEPAAGLRDTVPIGARLPMTAGSGAKVLLAHSDAATQKAVLATAKFTERTLAEVRRRGWAQSVAEREPGVASVSAPVRDGRGGVVAAISVSGPIDRIGRRPGARWAADLLSAAEAITRRL from the coding sequence GTGAGACAGCATAGCGGCATCGGCGTCCTGGACAAAGCCGTGGGTATCCTCCACACGATCTCCCAATCACCCTGTGGGTTGGCCGAACTGTGTGAGCGCACCTCGTTGCCGCGCGCCACGGCGTACCGGCTGGCCGCCGCCCTCGAAGTGCACCGCCTGCTGGCGCGCGACGACGAAGGACGCTGGTGCCTCGGTCCGGCCGTCAGTGAACTGGCGGCCCACGTCAACGATCCGCTGCTGGCCGCCAGCGCCGCGGTACTGCCGCTGTTGCGCGAAACCACCGGGGAGAGCGTGCAGCTGTATCGCCGCGAGGGCACCGACCGCGTCTGCGTGGCCGCGCTGGAACCCGCTGCGGGCCTTCGCGATACGGTGCCGATCGGGGCGCGATTGCCGATGACGGCCGGGTCGGGCGCCAAAGTGCTGCTGGCCCATAGCGACGCGGCCACCCAGAAGGCCGTGCTTGCGACGGCGAAATTCACCGAACGAACCCTGGCCGAAGTGCGGCGGCGGGGCTGGGCCCAGAGCGTGGCCGAGCGCGAGCCGGGCGTGGCGAGTGTGTCCGCGCCGGTGCGCGATGGTCGCGGTGGCGTCGTCGCGGCCATCTCGGTCTCCGGTCCCATCGATCGGATCGGCCGGCGCCCCGGGGCGCGCTGGGCCGCCGACCTGTTGTCGGCCGCCGAGGCAATCACCCGTCGCCTCTGA
- the leuC gene encoding 3-isopropylmalate dehydratase large subunit, whose protein sequence is MGIDRGAAGAAAKPRTLAEKVWDDHVVVSGGASEPDLIYIDLHLVHEVTSPQAFDGLRLAGRPVRRPDLTLATEDHNVPTTDIDKPIADPVSRTQVETLRRNCAEFGVRLYPMGDVEQGIVHVVGPQLGLTQPGMTVVCGDSHTSTHGAFGALAMGIGTSEVEHVLATQTLPLRPFKTMAVNVDGQLPAGVTAKDIILALIAKIGTGGGQGHVIEYRGSAIESLSMEGRMTVCNMSIEAGARAGMVAPDETTFEFLRGRPHAPQGAQWDAAMSYWQQLHTDPGAEFDTEVYLDAASLSPFVTWGTNPGQGVPLADAVPDPELMTDDAQRQAAEKALAYMDLRPGTPMRDIAVDTVFVGSCTNGRIEDLRVVADVLRGRKLAPGVRMLVVPGSMRVRAQAEAEGLGEVFTSAGAEWRQAGCSMCLGMNPDQLAPGERCAATSNRNFEGRQGKGGRTHLVSPAVAAATAVRGTLSAPADLS, encoded by the coding sequence ATGGGAATCGACCGAGGGGCGGCGGGGGCCGCCGCCAAACCGCGCACTCTGGCCGAAAAAGTTTGGGATGACCACGTTGTGGTGTCCGGTGGGGCCAGCGAGCCGGACCTGATCTACATCGATCTGCATCTGGTGCACGAGGTCACCAGCCCGCAGGCTTTCGACGGCCTGCGCCTCGCCGGCCGGCCGGTGCGGCGCCCCGATTTGACGTTGGCCACCGAGGATCACAACGTTCCGACCACCGATATCGACAAGCCGATCGCCGATCCGGTGTCACGGACCCAGGTCGAGACATTGCGGCGAAATTGTGCCGAATTCGGTGTGCGGCTATATCCAATGGGCGACGTGGAGCAGGGCATCGTGCACGTGGTCGGGCCGCAGCTGGGCCTCACCCAGCCCGGAATGACCGTCGTCTGTGGGGATAGTCACACCTCGACGCACGGGGCATTCGGCGCGCTGGCCATGGGAATTGGCACCTCCGAGGTCGAACACGTGCTGGCCACCCAGACGCTTCCGCTGCGGCCGTTCAAGACGATGGCGGTCAATGTCGACGGGCAGCTGCCCGCGGGCGTGACGGCCAAGGACATCATTCTCGCACTGATCGCCAAGATCGGTACCGGTGGCGGGCAGGGCCACGTCATCGAATATCGCGGCAGCGCCATCGAATCGCTGTCGATGGAAGGCCGGATGACGGTGTGCAATATGAGCATCGAGGCCGGTGCCCGGGCGGGCATGGTGGCTCCGGACGAAACCACGTTCGAGTTCCTGCGCGGTCGCCCGCACGCTCCGCAGGGGGCGCAATGGGATGCGGCGATGAGCTATTGGCAACAGTTGCACACCGACCCCGGGGCCGAATTCGACACCGAGGTCTACCTCGACGCCGCGTCGCTCAGCCCGTTTGTGACGTGGGGCACCAACCCCGGCCAGGGCGTTCCGCTGGCCGACGCGGTGCCCGATCCCGAGTTGATGACCGACGACGCGCAGCGTCAGGCCGCTGAGAAAGCGTTGGCGTATATGGACCTTCGACCGGGCACGCCGATGCGTGACATCGCCGTTGACACGGTGTTCGTGGGCTCTTGTACCAACGGTCGTATCGAAGATCTGCGCGTCGTCGCCGACGTGCTGCGCGGCCGCAAGCTCGCGCCCGGGGTGCGGATGCTGGTGGTGCCGGGCTCGATGCGGGTGCGCGCGCAGGCCGAAGCCGAAGGGCTGGGTGAGGTTTTCACGTCCGCGGGCGCCGAATGGCGGCAAGCGGGCTGCTCAATGTGCCTGGGGATGAATCCCGACCAGCTTGCGCCGGGGGAGCGATGCGCGGCGACGTCCAACCGCAACTTCGAAGGGCGCCAGGGTAAAGGTGGCCGCACGCATTTGGTGTCTCCGGCCGTTGCGGCGGCGACAGCCGTTCGCGGCACATTGTCCGCTCCTGCCGATTTGAGCTGA
- the leuD gene encoding 3-isopropylmalate dehydratase small subunit, translated as MEAFRTHTGIGVPLRRSNVDTDQIIPAVYLKRVTRTGFEDGLFASWRSDPSFVLNLSPFDRGSVLVAGPDFGTGSSREHAVWALMDYGFRVVISSRFGDIFRGNAGKAGLLAAEVSQDGVELLWKLIEQSPGLEITVNLQDRNITAGTTVLPFKIDDHTAWRLLEGLDDIALTLRKLDKIEAFEIEYPDWKPRTLPTS; from the coding sequence ATGGAAGCATTTCGCACCCACACCGGTATCGGTGTGCCGCTGCGGCGGTCCAATGTCGACACCGATCAGATCATTCCGGCGGTGTATTTGAAGCGTGTCACCCGAACCGGTTTCGAGGACGGCTTGTTCGCCAGCTGGCGGTCGGATCCGTCATTCGTGCTCAACCTCAGCCCCTTTGACCGGGGGTCAGTGCTCGTCGCGGGGCCCGATTTCGGGACCGGCTCCTCGCGTGAGCATGCGGTGTGGGCACTGATGGACTACGGGTTCCGGGTGGTCATCTCGTCTCGATTCGGTGACATTTTCCGGGGCAACGCCGGCAAGGCGGGGCTGCTGGCGGCCGAAGTTTCTCAGGACGGTGTGGAGCTGCTCTGGAAGCTCATCGAGCAGAGCCCGGGCTTGGAAATCACTGTCAATCTTCAAGATCGAAATATCACCGCGGGAACGACGGTGCTGCCGTTCAAGATTGACGACCACACCGCATGGCGGCTACTCGAGGGACTCGACGATATAGCCCTTACGCTGCGGAAACTCGATAAAATCGAGGCATTCGAGATCGAGTATCCGGACTGGAAACCGCGCACTCTGCCCACCTCCTGA
- a CDS encoding fumarylacetoacetate hydrolase family protein: MRLGRIASPDGVAFVSIEGDLNDPAQMIAREIAEHPFGTPNFTGRSWPLADVRLLAPILASKVVCVGKNYADHIAEMKDMTGPAPVDPVIFLKPNTAIIGPNVPIRLPANASPVHFEGELGVVIGRPCKDVSAAQAAENILGYTIGNDVSARDQQKADGQWTRAKGHDTFCPVGPWIVTDLTPLDPGDLELRTEVNGDVKQHSRTSLLIHDIGSIVEWISAVMTLLPGDIILTGTPAGVGPIEDGDTVSITIEGIGTLTNPVVRKGKS, from the coding sequence ATGCGCCTTGGTCGAATCGCCAGCCCGGACGGTGTCGCCTTCGTCAGTATCGAAGGTGACCTCAACGACCCAGCCCAGATGATCGCGCGCGAGATCGCCGAACATCCATTCGGCACGCCGAACTTCACCGGCCGTTCATGGCCGTTGGCGGACGTCCGGCTGCTCGCCCCGATACTGGCCAGCAAGGTGGTGTGCGTCGGCAAGAACTACGCCGACCACATCGCCGAGATGAAGGACATGACCGGGCCCGCGCCGGTGGATCCGGTGATCTTCCTCAAGCCCAACACCGCGATCATCGGGCCGAACGTGCCGATTCGGTTGCCGGCCAACGCATCACCGGTGCACTTCGAGGGCGAGCTGGGGGTGGTCATCGGCCGGCCCTGCAAGGACGTCTCAGCGGCCCAGGCGGCGGAGAACATCCTCGGTTACACCATCGGCAACGACGTTTCGGCACGCGATCAACAAAAAGCCGACGGGCAGTGGACCAGGGCCAAGGGGCATGACACCTTTTGCCCCGTCGGCCCGTGGATCGTCACCGACCTCACACCGCTGGATCCCGGCGATCTGGAATTGCGCACCGAGGTCAACGGCGACGTCAAGCAGCACAGCCGCACCTCGCTGCTGATCCACGACATCGGATCGATAGTCGAGTGGATCTCGGCGGTGATGACCCTGCTGCCCGGCGACATCATCCTCACCGGCACGCCGGCGGGCGTCGGCCCCATCGAGGACGGCGACACCGTCTCCATCACCATCGAGGGCATCGGCACGCTCACCAATCCCGTGGTCCGCAAAGGAAAATCGTGA
- the gltX gene encoding glutamate--tRNA ligase — MTAPAQVRVRFCPSPTGTPHVGMVRTALFNWAYARHTGGTFVFRIEDTDAQRDSEESYLALLDALRWLGLDWDEGPEVGGPYGPYRQSQRSEIYHDVVARLLEAGEAYYAFSTPEEVEARHVAAGRNPKLGYDNFDRQLTDSQRAAFLAEGRKPVVRLRMPDEDLAWDDLVRGTTSFAAGSVPDFALTRANGDPLYTLVNPCDDALMKITHVLRGEDLLPSTPRQLALYQALIRIGVAEWTPQFAHLPTVLGEGTKKLSKRDPQSNLFAHRDRGFIPEGLLNYLALLGWAIADDHDVFSLDEMVAAFDVANVNSNPARFDQKKADALNAEHIRMLAAEDFTSRLRAYLDAHGHRLALDDAEFATAADLVQTRIVVLGDAWDLLKFLNDDEYALDPKAAAKELGADGAAVLDAALPALDAVTDWTAPRIEAALKAALIDNLGLKPRKAFGPIRVGATGTTISPPLFESLELLGRDRSMARLRAARETAGRPHA, encoded by the coding sequence GTGACTGCACCAGCACAAGTCCGGGTCCGATTCTGTCCCTCGCCCACTGGAACCCCGCACGTCGGAATGGTCCGCACGGCGCTGTTCAATTGGGCGTACGCCCGACACACCGGGGGCACCTTCGTGTTTCGCATCGAGGACACTGATGCGCAGCGCGACAGCGAGGAGAGCTACCTGGCGCTGCTGGACGCGCTGCGTTGGCTCGGCCTTGATTGGGACGAGGGGCCCGAGGTCGGTGGACCCTACGGCCCGTACCGTCAGTCGCAGCGCAGTGAGATTTATCACGACGTGGTGGCCAGACTGCTCGAAGCGGGCGAGGCCTACTACGCGTTCTCCACGCCCGAGGAGGTCGAGGCGCGGCACGTCGCCGCGGGCCGTAATCCCAAGCTGGGCTACGACAATTTCGACCGGCAGCTGACCGATTCCCAGCGCGCTGCGTTCCTGGCGGAGGGCCGCAAGCCCGTGGTGCGGCTGCGCATGCCCGACGAAGACCTCGCCTGGGACGACCTGGTTCGCGGCACCACCAGCTTCGCGGCCGGCTCGGTGCCGGATTTCGCGCTGACCCGCGCCAACGGAGATCCGTTGTACACCTTGGTGAACCCGTGCGACGACGCGCTGATGAAGATCACCCACGTGCTGCGCGGCGAGGACCTGCTGCCGTCGACCCCGCGCCAGCTGGCGCTGTACCAGGCGCTGATCCGCATCGGCGTGGCCGAGTGGACCCCTCAGTTCGCGCACCTGCCAACGGTATTGGGGGAGGGAACCAAAAAACTCTCCAAGCGCGACCCGCAGTCGAACCTGTTCGCCCATCGCGACCGCGGTTTCATCCCCGAAGGGCTGCTCAACTATCTCGCGTTGCTCGGCTGGGCCATCGCCGACGATCACGACGTGTTCAGCCTCGACGAGATGGTGGCCGCGTTCGACGTGGCCAACGTCAACTCCAATCCCGCCCGCTTCGACCAGAAAAAGGCCGACGCGCTCAACGCCGAGCACATCCGGATGCTGGCGGCCGAGGACTTCACCTCCAGGCTGCGCGCCTACCTGGACGCGCACGGCCATCGTCTCGCACTGGACGACGCCGAATTTGCCACCGCCGCGGATTTGGTACAGACCCGGATCGTGGTGCTCGGCGACGCGTGGGACCTGCTGAAGTTCCTCAACGACGACGAATACGCGCTCGACCCCAAGGCCGCCGCCAAGGAGCTGGGAGCCGACGGCGCCGCGGTCCTGGACGCGGCGCTGCCCGCGCTGGACGCCGTGACGGACTGGACGGCGCCGCGGATCGAAGCCGCGCTCAAGGCCGCGCTGATCGACAACCTGGGCCTCAAACCGCGCAAGGCGTTCGGCCCGATCAGGGTGGGCGCCACCGGGACCACCATCAGCCCGCCGTTGTTCGAGTCGCTGGAGCTGCTGGGACGTGACCGCAGCATGGCGCGGCTGCGGGCCGCGCGCGAGACGGCCGGGCGGCCCCACGCGTGA
- a CDS encoding NUDIX hydrolase — protein MPTQNSSTPRRSGSRVVYAAGAVLWRPGHADADDNDVEIAVIHRPRYDDWSLPKGKVDPGETAPVAAVREVHEETGQRAILGRRLDVVSYPIDQGVKKVYYWAARATGGEFVPGNEVDRLLWLPLAEAMQRLDYAQDRKVLRHFNKKPADTQTVLVVRHGTAGRKSRFSGDDAKRPLDKRGRAQAEALVPQLLAFGASQVYAADRVRCHQTVEPLAADLGVPVHNEPALTEEAYAKNAKRARHRMLDIAEQHGTPVVCTQGKVIPDLIAWWCERDGVRPDKSRNHKGSTWVLSLLDGRLVAADHIGGALAANVRA, from the coding sequence GTGCCGACCCAGAATTCGTCCACCCCTCGGCGCTCTGGAAGCCGAGTCGTCTATGCCGCCGGCGCGGTGCTGTGGCGACCGGGCCATGCTGACGCGGACGACAACGACGTCGAGATCGCCGTGATTCATCGCCCCCGCTATGACGACTGGTCACTGCCCAAAGGCAAGGTGGACCCCGGCGAGACGGCCCCGGTGGCCGCCGTGCGCGAGGTGCACGAGGAGACGGGCCAGCGCGCGATCCTGGGCAGGCGGCTCGACGTGGTGAGCTATCCAATCGACCAGGGCGTCAAAAAGGTCTACTACTGGGCGGCCCGCGCCACCGGCGGCGAATTCGTGCCGGGCAACGAGGTGGACCGGTTGCTCTGGCTTCCGCTGGCCGAGGCGATGCAGCGGCTCGACTACGCGCAGGATCGAAAAGTGTTGCGCCACTTCAACAAAAAACCCGCCGACACACAAACCGTGTTGGTGGTCCGGCACGGCACCGCCGGCCGCAAATCCCGTTTCTCCGGCGACGACGCCAAGCGACCGCTGGACAAGCGCGGACGCGCACAGGCCGAGGCGCTGGTTCCACAGCTGCTGGCCTTCGGTGCATCACAGGTCTACGCGGCCGACCGAGTCCGCTGCCACCAGACCGTGGAACCGCTTGCCGCGGATTTGGGAGTGCCCGTGCACAACGAGCCCGCCCTCACCGAAGAGGCCTATGCCAAGAACGCGAAACGCGCACGCCATCGAATGCTGGACATCGCCGAGCAGCACGGCACACCGGTTGTCTGCACGCAGGGCAAGGTGATTCCGGACCTGATCGCGTGGTGGTGTGAGCGCGATGGCGTGCGACCCGACAAGTCGCGCAACCACAAGGGCAGCACCTGGGTGCTGTCGCTGTTAGACGGACGATTGGTGGCCGCCGACCACATCGGCGGTGCGCTGGCCGCCAACGTCCGGGCCTAG
- a CDS encoding 3-isopropylmalate dehydrogenase yields the protein MKLAIIEGDGIGPEVVAEAVKVLDTVLPGVDKTRYDLGARRYHATGELLPDSVVDELRAHDAILLGAIGDPSVPSGVLERGLLLRLRFELDHHINLRPGRLYPGVNSPLAGNPDIDFVVVREGTEGPYTGTGGAIRVGTPNEVATEVSQNTAFGVRRVVVDAFERAQRRRKHLTLVHKTNVLTFAGRLWSRIVAEVGRDYPDVEVAYQHIDAATIFMVTDPGRFDVIVTDNLFGDIITDLSAAVCGGIGLAASGNIDGTRTNPSMFEPVHGSAPDIAGQGIADPTAAIMSVALLLAHLGEDDAATRVDRAVEQYLATRGDERRATTEVGERIAAGL from the coding sequence GTGAAGCTGGCGATCATCGAGGGTGACGGCATCGGCCCAGAGGTAGTGGCCGAGGCCGTCAAAGTCCTGGACACGGTGCTGCCCGGGGTGGACAAGACCAGGTACGACCTGGGCGCGCGGCGCTACCACGCCACCGGCGAGCTGCTGCCGGACTCGGTCGTCGACGAGCTGCGCGCGCACGACGCCATCCTGCTCGGCGCCATCGGTGACCCGTCGGTGCCCAGCGGCGTGCTGGAGCGAGGGTTGTTGCTGCGCCTGCGTTTCGAGCTGGACCATCACATCAACCTGCGGCCCGGCCGGCTGTATCCGGGAGTGAACAGCCCGCTGGCCGGCAACCCCGACATCGACTTCGTGGTGGTGCGCGAGGGAACCGAAGGGCCCTACACCGGCACCGGCGGCGCCATCCGCGTCGGAACGCCCAACGAAGTCGCCACCGAGGTCAGCCAGAACACGGCTTTCGGTGTGCGCCGGGTGGTGGTCGACGCGTTCGAGCGGGCCCAGCGGCGCCGAAAGCACTTGACGCTGGTGCACAAAACCAACGTGCTGACCTTCGCCGGCCGGCTCTGGTCGCGCATCGTGGCCGAGGTCGGACGCGACTATCCCGACGTCGAGGTGGCGTACCAACACATCGACGCCGCGACCATTTTCATGGTCACCGACCCCGGCCGGTTCGACGTGATCGTCACCGACAACCTGTTCGGCGACATCATCACCGACCTGTCGGCGGCGGTGTGCGGCGGAATTGGCTTGGCGGCCAGCGGAAATATCGACGGCACCCGGACCAATCCCTCGATGTTCGAGCCCGTTCACGGCAGCGCGCCGGACATCGCCGGCCAGGGCATCGCCGATCCGACCGCCGCCATCATGTCGGTGGCGCTGCTGCTCGCCCATCTCGGCGAGGACGACGCCGCTACGCGGGTGGACCGGGCCGTCGAACAGTACCTGGCAACGCGTGGGGACGAACGGCGCGCCACCACCGAAGTCGGCGAACGGATTGCTGCCGGGCTCTAG
- a CDS encoding pyridoxamine 5'-phosphate oxidase family protein has product MGTNQRASIVMSEDEVADFVVKSRTGTLATIGADGQPHLTAMWYAVVDGEIWLETKAKSQKAVNLKRDPRVSFLIEDGHTYDTLRGVSFEGVAEIVDDPDVSHRVGVSVWERYTGPYSDDMKPFVEQMMNKRVCVRIVARRARSWDHRKLGLPAMPVGGSTAPAVLGTGQ; this is encoded by the coding sequence ATGGGAACCAATCAGCGCGCGAGCATCGTCATGTCCGAAGACGAGGTCGCCGATTTCGTCGTGAAAAGCCGCACCGGCACGCTGGCCACCATCGGCGCCGACGGCCAGCCACACCTGACCGCCATGTGGTACGCCGTCGTCGACGGCGAGATCTGGCTGGAGACCAAGGCCAAGTCGCAGAAGGCGGTCAACCTCAAGCGCGATCCGCGGGTGAGCTTCCTGATCGAGGACGGCCACACCTACGACACACTGCGCGGGGTGTCCTTCGAGGGCGTCGCCGAAATCGTCGACGACCCCGACGTCTCACACCGCGTGGGCGTCAGCGTGTGGGAGCGCTACACCGGTCCCTACAGCGACGACATGAAGCCGTTCGTCGAGCAGATGATGAACAAGCGGGTCTGCGTTCGCATCGTCGCCCGTCGGGCTCGTTCGTGGGATCACCGCAAACTCGGCTTGCCGGCCATGCCGGTGGGTGGATCGACAGCACCGGCGGTCCTGGGGACCGGCCAGTAG